A stretch of DNA from Ovis aries strain OAR_USU_Benz2616 breed Rambouillet chromosome 14, ARS-UI_Ramb_v3.0, whole genome shotgun sequence:
ACAGCTGTTGCaaaacaaaagccaaacaaagggggtggggaagggggggaAGGAAAGGTTAGATGGAAGTCCAGTGCTGAAAAATGCTCCGTGAAGTGAGAAATGGGAGAGAAACCATTCAGATGTCTGAATGGACACAGCAGAGGACTTCTACTTAAACCTGAGATATTCATCCATCTGTCTAGAAAGCCTTCAAACCTCCGTCCGGTGGTAATGTATTGCAGAAATTATGCTGCGCGAAGGCATTTAAGCTTCTGTTCTGTGAGTTGGGAGCTAACGACCCCATGTCAGCTAGAAAATGAAAACTCCTTATATTCTTTCATCATAAAGCAGGACAGGTTaatgcaaaaaataaagcctgtttaGCCAGAGTAATAAAATAACGTGCACACGGCAGGGGAGAGAAAAGGTGTGTGTGTCATGGAGGAGGGGATGAGGGGCGCCTCGTTAATGTCCATGGACCCCTGAAGAGGGAAAGTATAAAGGTGTCCCACTAATCAGCTTCTATAATGTTCATGCCTATTTTTCATTACCCTGATTCATTTCTGActtgtaaccaaaaaaaaaaaaaaaaaaaaaaaccacacaccaAATACATCATGTACTTACTTATGTCTCAGAAATAGGAATCCATCCTATGTACAAAATGAAATACAAGTTGACTCATAATATGCATTTAGCAGATCCTGAGAATAATATAGTAACAAGGTCGGGGAATTTGTTTCATGATTCAAGCTTTTTGACATTTTCAAGATATAGTTTTGCCtggtgattaattttttaaactgtagtaattaagctattttttttcttgaaatggaCCGTCAGTGGCTTAGCAACATTTAATCAGATGTGATAAAACCCAAgatttataaaaatcatttaatagaTGATACAACACCTGCTTCTAACTGCAAACAGTTGAAAACAGACTTCATTTGCAATTAAGTCTTATCActagtgacatttttttttcgAGCAATACTTCATGGGTTTTCAAAATGACAATTACAGAACTAATACACAATTACTGTCACATGTAGTTTAGCAATTAATTTTGAAGACATTTGTCTAAAGGTTTCACAACAGAATATAAAATGGTTCTTATTGTTATGTAATGTTAGTTTCAATTCACAGAAAATCTTTTACCATCAGCTCTGCCTCTGATGGGTCTGGTGTAAGCATCTCATTTCTTTGTGGAATACAATTGCCCCCTTGTAGATGTGATTAGGCATCATTCGTAGACTGTTTGAACACTGATACCTGTCAACTAATACATCTCATGAAAAGCTTCAATTTAGACATAAATTTTTCTACAGCCAGAaatctataaatttataattagAATCTCTTGCTGTTCAATATTTGTACATAATACAGAGGACGAGAGGATTATGAAATATTGAAAGCTGAATTCATTATTCATAGCCCACAACATAcagtaaatattctttgaaatacAACAACAACTTTGAGGAAtccatattccattatttcttgaATGTCTTGCACACAGTAGCCATGGATACCACCACTCacaccctcatttttttttttccagattaggATTCTGGTCAGGGTTGACacttgctgtttttaattttcattttatcataAGCAGTTGAAGACTGTTGCCAGTGGTAATTTGCAATTTTTATCAAGACCTCTTCATTATAGCTTCTGACAGGACAGATGCTGTAATTAATCATGCAGGACAACTGGGGATAGTGGTCACAGTGTTCTCAAAGAGGAGTCGCTACAGAGCAAGAAAAGGGGGGAAGGAATGGGCACCGAAATAATTATTTTGGCTTAAGAATTAGCATCCACCATCCATTTTAATAGCAATAAAGACACAATGCCAGCTAGTTTGAGCCCCAAATAGAAGGCGATTGCTTTTTCCTCTAGACATACCTTGCCCTTGCATcttaataaaatgataattataaataattactaatggttctatttattttgttgttttttggccCCACTGCACAGTTTGTAGGAGCTTAGATCCCCCACCAGTGATCGAACTTGTGCCTTCATcactgaaagctcagagtcctaaaccactgggccaccagggaattccattaATGGTTCTATTTCTAATGGTTTAGCTTCTTTTTAACAGTCCTTGGTTTCGGGGCCATGCAATCCATATTCTTAGCTGTACATCTCGTATTTTCAGCTAAAAATAGAAGATACCTGGGCTTAAACACAGGTTGGTATGGGCTCTATTTCCCCCATATCCTACATATTCAAGTAACCACAAGTGAAATTTGACatatcattttatttgaaaagtgaACAGTTGTCTGGTTGTTGCATCAAAATACAGTCCACAGTTTTTACTGAAATGTGTTTATTCTATAGCAAGATAAAAGCATTTTTGTTTTAGTTAAGCAAAATACAAACAACTTAATTGCTGCTATCATAACTcataaaaaagtataaaacagCATAAAAACACAATAAGCAACATAGCAATGAATGGTTTATGTCACCAGTGTTTACGTTAAAGCCTCGTTTATGAAAACTTTACAACACATGATATGAAAACTTAcaactttgaaagaaaatatttacattgaTTATTCAGATGTGATGCGCCTTTTAAATATTCTACCAGTATTACATCATAAtaaaaactcttgcttttttttaaatcttaacttTTGTAATAACTGTCTTCATTTAAGtgcatttcccttttaaaaatacagtgtttttaatttttgaaacttGTCACTCAAAACACAGAATATAATATTCacattcttttcttctaattGGAATGAATAGAATGGGTTAACAGTGGTCATAGCGTTACAACATATACTGTGGTTTGGTTTGGAGAAGTCATGGGTAAAAAGTGAAAAGGAGTCAATAATTGAATCTAAtcacttgcatttttttttctttttttttttttctggagagattcaaggaaaaaaataagagctTTGGCAAAAGTCTgtgatttacattattttttttttcatgacaaaAAAATGCCATCAACGATTGACATCATACAAATGTTTGTATGAAACTGGATCTTCAGATTTCAGGTAGTTACTGactgtgctttttattttcaggGCTTCAGAAGTTCCAGTCGCCTTGAAGTGGGGATTCTTCACTTCAGGAGAAATAAGGCCATTTGCTATGACTCAGAGAGGCCAGTTTATTATAGTCATCAGTCTGTCCTAGGATTCATGACACGGTTTGATTCACATATTGTAGGTAGAgcctgaataaataaaaaagccaTCACATAGCAGAGCACAgcttttcttattaaaaacagAGTAGTTTCGAGATCTTTCAGCTCCACTGTTTAGTTCTTCTTGCCTATCTAATAGACACTGGAGAGGACCGCCGCGATCGTTACACTTTTCTGCATCACCAAACACCGACTCCACCAGTTGCAGCCGCCTGGGGTGTATCCTCCGACGGCCACTCTCTTCCAGACGCGGCACAACAGCCTGCCCTGCGCGTTTGTCTTTAGAAAATACTGACCTGCGATAATACTTGAGTCTGTGTCTGAGACTGTATCTGCGACGGATGCTGCTGAGAGGCCGGCTGGGGGCTCCCGAGGgcggggatgggggaggtgatctGGGAGGTGACTGGGGAGTGCTGCCGGGGAGAAGGCTGGGACTGATGTTGcatgtgctgcagctgctgcagctggagacgctgctgcagctgctgctggttGATATgctgctggagctgctgctgctgcagctgcacgTGGTGctgaaaatgctgctgctgcagctgctgctggagctgctgttgctggagctgctgctgctgcaactgctgctgctgcaactgctgcatctgctgctgctgttgctgctgcgtCTGCACTGAGGGGCTCACCTGGGCGGAGGATGCCGAGCCCACCATGGAGCTGATCAGTGGAGCCCCAAGGTTCGACGGCATGTTGGCGGCGATGGTGACCGACGTGACCATCGGGTTCACGGGGAGTCTCATGGTCAAGGGTTTGGGAGCGATTGACCGAGGGAGCGACGGTTGGAGAGTCTGAGGGGACGCTGACACGGTTCCGTGCTGAGACAGCGGAGGGttgagaaggagggaggaggtcAGATTGGTGGACGCCAGGGTCTGCTGAACGGAGCGAATGGTCTGGGCTTCTGCTGATTCCGCGGCAGCCTGCATTTGAGGGGAGATGGTTGGAGTGTTTTTACAAGGACTGTGAATGGATGACCAAAATGGTCAGCGTTACTCTTGCTTCCCAAGCACTTTGTGGGAGGACTAGGCAGCTCCTCCCGGAGGTGGATTCCAACTCCCCAAGTTTTGAATCTGAGCTGGCTAGGCACCTTTGCTCTGGTCAACAGAAAGTGACGGAAATGAGGCTTCAAAgactgtctgtctctctcagaaCCTACCCCTAGGTGATGACAGACATGTGGCCCTGGTACCAGACTCAATTACTAGCTTCCTGCCAGCCAGCCCACTGCCATGTCTGGGTATATGTGTGCCAGCTGCACACAGGTGAGAAGGATTTGGTGACGCTGCCCTGCCTTGGCCTAGATCTGAAGACCCAGCTAGTTACCTGGCAGTCTCTGAGATACATGCTTATCTTTGTAAGTCCCTGGACTTTGGGTCCGTACAAGTGTTCCACAGCACTACTGTACTGAGAGATGACTGATGCACATGTTTGAGTCAGTAACAGTTGTTCAGGACTGAACCCTGAACCAAGATCACCACCAAGAACCATTCTGAAGGACAATGAGAGTAGACTGCCCGAGTCCAAGTCTAGCTCCACTACTCAACAACTCTGGGATTTGCGGCAAGTTAATTCACCCATCTCCATTCACCCAGCTTCCTTATCCACAAAATGGGGTTTAATGGTATTCACCTTGTGTAggggttgtgagaattaaatgtacTCATATATAATTGTTAAGCATTTACAACAGTGCCCGGCCTACAGAAAGCACTtggtaaatgttagctattttcACTCATGAACAAGCTCTACTGCCAGAAAATGACTATTGCTAGAAAACTTCAAAGCCCTGTATATAATATACAGAGCCATGATAATTTATAACAGTGCTTACTTGCATATAAGAAAAACATAATTGAATTCTTTAGGAACACTTAATTGAAGAACTTTACaactttagaaatattttggtttaccaaatattttcaaagttttccaaaatttatcAAAGACGTCATGCATAAGTGGAGAGTGTTCAACTCTCATGTGACTAAACAACCTGTTACAAGCAATCTGGAACTCAACATGCAGAGAAACTGCCTAATATATTTTGTACTAAAAACACATAATTAccttcacaaaaatattttactaatgCAACTGTGATTGGAATGACTTCTTTTAAAGACTACTTTTTCTTCCTAGTCTTCATAAAATTAGAGTTTTTTGGAGGGCAATAGGGACAGGGGAACTTGGAGGCATCAAGCTGCCATCTACTCTCTTTAATGATTTTGAAtgtttatttctagatttttattaCTTGCATTTATAAAATCTACTATTAGAAGACACTTGAGGAATGACTTTACATGGAGAGTCACTGGAGGTAGGAAAAGCCATGGCTGATGGCTTCTGTTTGAAGACCTTATCAGTATAAGACTCCGTCCATTGGTGGACAGTTTTCTGATTTTGCACAAAAGCTCAGGgaatggggtgggtgggggctgcaCATGACTTGAGGGTGGAGGGTCATGTTCTAAAGTCTTTGGTTAAGAAGAAACCCACAGATGTTCATAATGGTCTTTAAAAACCATTACGTCATCCACAAAGTAGAATATGCAGTTTTCTACATGTAAAcgacacattattttaaaatactcagaTATTGAAAAATTGCCAAGACGGTCTTAAGGAAGAAACTATGAGAAAAGTCTATACTTAGACACCTGGGCAATCACGCCATTGCACCTTTAAGATGCTCCCctagaggagaatggaaaagcgGATGAGTCTGAAGAGCTCCTGCTCACCTGCTGGTTCTACTCCTTTATGGTTTAATATTAAGCTTCGATTAATTTTGTTGGTTATTCTGAAGACTAAAAGTGATAGCTGAGTCACATCTCAAGGGAGGGAGTTCCCGGCTCTGAATGTAGTGGATGCTCAGTTGCTCCAGTagcgtctgactccttgcaaccctatggactgtagcccgtcaggctcctctgtccatgggattctccaggcaagaatgctggagtgggttgccatgccctcctccaggggatcttccccactcagggaatGAGCCTgaatctcctgtgtttcctgcactgcaggtggattctttaccactgagccaccggagaagccctcTGAAAGCAGAGACTTAAGTTAAAAGCACATGTGATGCACCCTTGTTTATTATtgctaatgctgaggctgaaatctTGCTCCCTGGAATCCCACTCCTTAAATGGTTCCATCCAGGACACAGAGATCAAACTTAAGCTTTTCTTCCATGATGGCTGTTATACTTGAGGACCAAAATCAAATGCTCCCAAATCCTTGCTTCCAtgattcttttaattatttaaatatgatttGATTTTCAGTCCTTACCATCATGGAGACAACCCACTAAAGGGCCTTCAATTAGTCACCATTTCTCTTTATATCATGGGGACCGAAAAAGAGAGAACCAATTCTTCAGATGTGGTCTGGTCATCAAACTATACAGTTAGATGCTGCTTCCTGCGAGATCACCATATTAGCAGCTATTTCACACTTTAGGGTCAGGTTGAAGTTATTCTAAACTTATACCTCAAGGGCCATTTTAGTTGCCTGCTATGTCTCTGACTATAAATTTGGGGTGTTCTTAActgccctggggcttcccaggaggctcactggtaaacaatctgcctgccaagcaggagacatgggtttggtcccctaggttggggagatcccctggagaaggaaatggtgacccactccagtattcttgcctggcaaattccatggacagagaagcctgatgtgctagagtccatggggttgctagagtacgacacgacttagcaactaaacagcaacaatacttacctattgaaaaaacaaaagcaaaacaaacctgCCCCTAAAGAATTtagatttattctttttaaatcccATCCTATTGGATAGTTTTTCCAGTATCCATGGACTCAATCTATCCATTGGGAAACATTTCTGAATCAGTTTTTAGTATCcaaaagtaaaactttttaaGTTATCCCTTCTAAGTCAGTCACAGACCTGATCAGCCCAATCACAGATGCTATTTTCAGAGTGCACTTTGAGTTACTGGCTCTTGGCTTAAATCCACGTATGGTCAATTATTCACACTCTGATGCACAAAGATCACCTATACCTGCTTCTGGctaactgaatgaataaatgatccaCTTGAGGACATGCACATTGTTACCCTATTCACGTCACTCCATCTAATTAGCCATCAAGTACACCTCAATTCTTAACATCTATAGCCCACACATTCAGTGGTTTTCTACCAATGTGTGAGTCTGCATCCAGAATCAGTATCTCTCTCAATGTGCATCTTCCAGAGTCCCAGAAAAAGGCTTTGCTGTGGGCCTgatgaatattttctctttctaatgAAATGGGCAGTGTCCTAAGAACTGTCAAAGACAACCTCTCTTGATCTGGTTCTGAGCAGCTGCCAATGGTAGATcttaatataaagaagaaacaactcaggtgaaaaagagaaaaaaagggctaaattctttttaaatggctttGCCAGCACCATTGACCATGCCCTGAGGCCCTATGTGGTACTTTGAGGCCACGACAAAGACAATGAAATGGAGTCTCTGCTTGCCGGAGGAAATACATCAAGAGCAAAAACATTAGTTCACATTATCCTTCCCAAAGCCTTTCTAAATTCTAGGAAGGCTAAAGACAAAgttaattaaatgttaaaatagaaGGTAACAGCTCATGCTCCTTTTGGATCAAGGTAATAATAATCCAGAGTGACATTTGCTTTAGAATACCAGTGCATTTTATAATACATCAGGGCCCATTGTATACTCTATgtataatacatgtatatgtgtctttttttttaagtacttggagcataattttattttaaataatcatgaggtttatttatttatatgatgTGGAACAGTTTGGTCAAAAATGCAACATCCTCTATTACAATAATGCAGCCACTGGAGAATTTATGATCTGATGTCCAAAAATGCCTGAGAAACCTACTTCTCAATTTAAATAGAGGACATTAACACAGATCTCAGCCCCTGACAGGAAGAAAGGGGGCTGTTTAAGATTTGTCTAAATAGCTTCAGCCAACATATGCAGAAATCAGTGAATCTTTTGGAAACAATGTGGATTCATTAGCTTGAATGAACTCTTATTTTTCGTGCCGTCATTTGAGTTATCTCTAATGAGAACAAATAAGTTTATGAGTTATTTGAGGTGCTATCTTTTTGAGGAGTCGCATTTATGTTTTCAATGCTCCAGGGCTGTTTTCAACTTTGTAACGCAGAGATTGGCCGCTCTTTTACCTTAGAAACGAGGCTGGCCCTGTATGCAGCAAGGGCTTTCAGGTATTCTTTCTTGGCAGCTTCCGTTTTCCTTTTATATACCTATTAAAAGACCACAATTAGCACCACCTTTAGCATACACattctcagccataaaataaCTGCTGTGCAAATTAGGTTGCAACAGAACTCACATAAAAAGTTGGTCTCCCtggctttgatttttaaatatgaaaacacacacacaggtattaaaacaaaaccaaaccctgCCACCCTCACTGGGACACAGTTTTGATGTTCACTattacaaacagaaaaagatttcGGCTAGCAGCGCAGAATTCGTGAGAATAACAGCTGAGGGCCTCCTGTTCAGGCAGTGAATAAGGTAATGAGAATGAAATGTGTGGCAAACAGtttaaattatagaaaattaaCCATTTCTCCATCATGTCTTCTTTCCCTCACATCCATTTGTAAACTGAAACAAATCAGAGGATGAAAACCCAGCAACAACAGTGAGAGCGAGTGAAGATAGAAGAGAAAAGATGGAGACCTTTCTTTTCgaggaaaaaaaagtcagaaatagTGAAAGATAAAAGATTTCCATTAGTGAGACCAgtgatttacaaaaataaatcccAGTATACAAAACCTGATTTGAGCTTCCTTTTCTTAAACAATGGTCTGATGGCTAGCTGTTACACCAAAATGcaactctctttttttctccaggaTTTAAAAGTTAGACGCAGCAGTTTGCCAGCCCCATAGGATTACATTTCTAGGGTAGAAGATGGGGCTGCTGCCTAGAGCATGGAGCTCAGTGCAAACAAACAGGCAGATTCTACAGGAGCATCAGCCCAAGGTAACCAGCTGGTAGGAATGAGTTCATgattaaaggaaggaaggaagagagaaagaaagaaaatcaagggTTTTCCATTCTATTCCTGAAACAATTATTCTGGTTTACTACTAACAGGGTAGTAGTAACTTGTGAGGATATGTGAAATTAACACCTGTGAATGGTCATTGAAATTTCAcggagaagacagaggagaacTGAGCTCCAAGGAAGCCATTCTTCTCTGCATCAGTGTGGAGGACTTGCATGGGAAAGACAGGACACTAGACCCTAAGGAATGTCTCCCATCAGCATGGCTAATCACTCAAGGCCTCTTATATGGCCACACTTTCAAATGAACATGGAATAAAATTTCAAATGCTCATTGACAATAATGAAACACACAGAGGTGGCTTCAAAGTTTGGAAACCCACCAGGAGAGCACAAGGGTTCAGAAAGATGATCAAAAAATGGCAAGCAGGATGGACCTAACCCCTCTGTGGTGCCCTTTGTGACAAACGGGGGGTTGGGGAAATTCTGcattatttaaaatggaaagattATCATCAAAAGTTTATGCTTGCAGGATACTGCCTGGATCTCCTCCAACTCTCTTCTGAACGGGTTCTGAACACACACCCCTTAAGGGAACTGAGAAATCCAGATAACTGGAAGGTACTTTGGAgttatatgtttgtgtttttctaaTTCCATAGCTTAGAAAAATGATTTCATGAGAATCAGTCATATTAAGGGGACGTATTCACCCAGAAAAGGTGTCAGGAATATTCTTGGAACATTGAATTATATGGCTGAGATGGGTCTTTGCCTGAACTCACCTGCTTTTGTTCTTCCCCGAGGCTGTCCCACATAGATGCTACGATTTTTGAGACCTCTCCAAAGGTCGCATTGGGGTTCTGACCTTTAATTGCAGCCTGTGTGTCTCTGAAAAACAGGGCATATGCTGACACTGGCTTCTGTGGCTCATTgggatctttctttttctttttctttggagtcTTGGGCTTCTTGCCAGAATCTGGAGCAGCTCTTTTCTCTCCGATGGCCTGCAAAGCAAGATGAAAATTCACTGCCTAGAATGTTCTTGCAGAGAATGCAGAAAGACTTACTCAGATCCCTGGTTGTTCTTTTAAGGTTTTGTTATCCATCACCAACAGATGAATCACCATCAAAAGAGGGGGAGGGGTAAATTTGCTTAGTGTTAACTGGATGGAAGAGATTAGCTTTTAGAACATTGATTAATGAGACCCAGAAGTATCTTCAATACATTTACAACATATGCTTTAAATAGCAATTATGAGTAATGAAAAACAGGACGCTTTGTACcaaacatgtatgtatgtgtgcgtgtgtatgtatgtgtgtgttacatATGTACccataaacaaaatatttcacattttcagaGGTTTTAGAAGTAAACCTAAATAATATTCAGGATGTTGACCATACTCAGATATTTTAAATGAGGTCCCTTGGCCAAAGACACATACTATCGTAAGTATGATTGGTCTGAATTGATTTTTTGAagcttggtttctttttttttttaaccagaactTTACTTTGCTAATGGTCTCCAGAAACTCAAATAGAAATTAGCTCTAATCCCTAAATTTGCACAAAAAGGGAAAGGCCACTTTTAtcttctaaaataataaaaacttgcTAAAGAATAGGATAATAAGGAATGTAAAAGTGTCCAAATTCTAACTAGAGCTAGAAAGGAAATTGATActcttcataaaattaaaaacctgTAAAAGAGCAGCATCAGTAGATACTTAAAATCACCAAGGCTAATAAGAAGACTAATAAGAAGATGCTTACTGTTATCTATAGAAATTAACACTGCCACAAGAATACTGGCCTAGTGATACTCACACATATTCCCAATGATCAAAACCATAGGAATGATATAGACATAGTTTATCAAATTTATATATCACTGAGCTCTAATACTCACCTGCCACCATCATCTAATTTCAACAATCATATAACAGACTCATCAGAGAAGCAGGGGAAATGATTCATCAACCTTGTTTTATCCCCTTCCTCATCCCCTAGATTATAATATGATGACTATATTGGAGATAATTTTGCAGTTAACTTTACCAAGAATCCTGAAGTGTTTgacaaaatatgttttaaaagccAGCTCTGGGCAAAATCAACAGAGATAGATTCAAGTTACTAACAGATTGGCTTTTAATGGTCTTGAGTCTTGAATCTTAACTCAAATTTTCCAAGAGTATCATTACTTTCTGAAAGAGGGTCATTTGGAAATTAATTCAATGACCAGAATTTGTAGGGAGGAAAATGATAAGTAACTTTTCTTTGAGGGCTCTGAACCCTAGGAAGCCAGTAACCTCCTTCTTGGTGGGCCTGTTGTTTGCACTATTTGAGTAATAACCACACCCATACTTTACACAAGTAGCTTACAGACGTCAGTAGGTATTAAGCTAGACTTCACCTCTCCTCCAAAATGCCATCTTTCATAACTCACacaatgaattaaataaaattccatAGACGCCactcttttttctaaattttcagaaTAAGTGAAACTTGTATTCTAGTTAATGAATCTGAACTTGCAAATGAGTCAGATGTCTTCTAGTTAGAGCTTCAACTTGAGCCAAATtttccttcaatgaaaaatattactttagccacaagaaaaaaatatatacacagattTTTCTAATTGACTCAAACTCAATTCTTTTCTTGGAAGAGAATTTGGCACTGTTTGCACCAACAATACCCTGACCTATTTCCAGTGTAgctttttccaaataagagtTCAGGTCCATTCTTTGCAAAACAACATTCAAATGTCGACAAACTTTGTCATCTTTCTTGGACAACTATGACTTGCCATAGTCATCATTACCTTTTAAGAATAAACCCAAAATGAAGAATCTCACAGTTTAAATAAAAGCTCAGAATTAATTCTCCTAAAGAAACTTTGCATAGTTGATTCAAAGGGCTATGaaaaagtggagaaatagctTTATCCCAAAGACATAGTCAACAATAACATTAATCTTCCTTTTTTCAGCTAAGTTACTTAAAAGATAAACTGGATTCCTTGTCTTTACTGAACACCTAGACTCTGTCTAAAAATGGAACAAGCTAAGAGTtacataaaattttctttatagaaatgACAATTTCAGATTGATACAGAGGTAAGTATTAAGATCAGTGAGAATGCAAACGAAGTGAAAGGAATCCATTTGAATTGTGTCATAGCCAGCTGTAACCCATATCTTATGCACATCCCTTGAGTTTATTATTTCCCACTTCACCCTGCTGAAGTCCTTGTGAGTGTGAGTAGAGACTGCTAAGCAAATTTCCCCACTCTGTGTCCAGTGGGGAGTTAACATATCTGGACAGACCAAACCCTCCTTAAAATCCCTGCACATTTCTCCTCTTTTCAGCTAAACTCCCTCCTCTTTTCATCACCAGCAATCTTCTCTAAGCaccttttcttccatttctatttaaacataaatgatgctaaaggtaaaaataaatgatgcttaATATTCTGGCCTTGACTTGTTCCTTACCCACTCTGAGAAATTCTGGTTACTTCTATGTGCTCCTATCTATATGCCGATGGTTCAAAAATCTATACTTCCATCTCTAACAGACTGAATTCTAGACGCTCTCCAATGGACTGAGTTCTAGACTCAAATGGAAGCGTCTCAAATTCAACCCCTACCATGCCAAACTCTCAGCTTCCCcatgggggaaaagaaaataacactCCTCACTTCCTAGGTTAATCCTCTCCATTTACGGATATCCATGCTGTTCTCAAACTAAAACCCAACATACATTTTATTCCTTCAAATTCCAGGCAATCATCAAACCTTAATGGatgattctctctctcttgaaTGTCTCACTAATCTGGCACCTCCTGTATGCCTTCCTTTGCtaaaattaaaggaaacaaaTCATAACAAAAGGATGTTTTAATTGATTTCCTTCTCTCTGGTCCCTCTCTTTGTAACTCGTTCTATATACAGCCTAAGCTATCTTTCTAAAGCAGAAAATCTGTTCATGCCATTCCTCGATGCAAAGAATTAATCAGCTCTCAGCTAccagcagggaaaggctaccacatTCTAGCAATTTCTTTCAAATCCCATTTCTTTCCACCTCCGTGTCACACCATTCATGGTACCCCAAAATGGACATACAGTTCCTTTGCTCTTTCTAGCACAATGTGGGCCTCTCTCTTCTGCCTCACAAACTTTTATGTATTCTCTTAGACCTAATTCAAACATCACCTTCTCAATAAAGTCTTCCTCAAATCACTCTCCAAA
This window harbors:
- the TOX3 gene encoding TOX high mobility group box family member 3 isoform X5, which encodes MNMAEANNAFFAASETFHTPSLGDEEFEIPPITPPPESDPALGMPDVLLPFQGLSDPLPSQGSEFTPQFPPQSLDLPSITISRNLVEQDGVLHSSGLHMDQSHTQVSQYRQDPSVIMRSIVHMTDAARSGIMPPAQLTTINQSQLSAQLGLNLGGASVPHTSPSPPASKSATPSPSSSINEEDADESNRAIGEKRAAPDSGKKPKTPKKKKKKDPNEPQKPVSAYALFFRDTQAAIKGQNPNATFGEVSKIVASMWDSLGEEQKQVYKRKTEAAKKEYLKALAAYRASLVSKAAAESAEAQTIRSVQQTLASTNLTSSLLLNPPLSQHGTVSASPQTLQPSLPRSIAPKPLTMRLPVNPMVTSVTIAANMPSNLGAPLISSMVGSASSAQVSPSVQTQQQQQQQMQQLQQQQLQQQQLQQQQLQQQLQQQHFQHHVQLQQQQLQQHINQQQLQQRLQLQQLQHMQHQSQPSPRQHSPVTSQITSPIPALGSPQPASQQHPSQIQSQTQTQVLSQVSIF
- the TOX3 gene encoding TOX high mobility group box family member 3 isoform X1, which translates into the protein MDVRFYPAAAGDPAGLDFAQCLGYYGYSKFGNNNNYMNMAEANNAFFAASEQTFHTPSLGDEEFEIPPITPPPESDPALGMPDVLLPFQGLSDPLPSQGSEFTPQFPPQSLDLPSITISRNLVEQDGVLHSSGLHMDQSHTQVSQYRQDPSVIMRSIVHMTDAARSGIMPPAQLTTINQSQLSAQLGLNLGGASVPHTSPSPPASKSATPSPSSSINEEDADESNRAIGEKRAAPDSGKKPKTPKKKKKKDPNEPQKPVSAYALFFRDTQAAIKGQNPNATFGEVSKIVASMWDSLGEEQKQVYKRKTEAAKKEYLKALAAYRASLVSKAAAESAEAQTIRSVQQTLASTNLTSSLLLNPPLSQHGTVSASPQTLQPSLPRSIAPKPLTMRLPVNPMVTSVTIAANMPSNLGAPLISSMVGSASSAQVSPSVQTQQQQQQQMQQLQQQQLQQQQLQQQQLQQQLQQQHFQHHVQLQQQQLQQHINQQQLQQRLQLQQLQHMQHQSQPSPRQHSPVTSQITSPIPALGSPQPASQQHPSQIQSQTQTQVLSQVSIF